In Gymnogyps californianus isolate 813 chromosome 1, ASM1813914v2, whole genome shotgun sequence, the following are encoded in one genomic region:
- the CAPN5 gene encoding calpain-5, translated as MFSSVKPYENQRYASLKKECQRRKQLFEDPLFPANDDSLFYKSRIQGIQWKRPKEICDDPHLFVDGISSHDLHQGQVGNCWFVAACSSLASRESLWQKVIPDWKEQEWNPEKPESYVGIFHFQFWRFGQWLDVVIDDRLPTLHNQLIYCHSNSRNEFWCALVEKAYAKLSGCYEALDGGNTADALVDFTGGVSEPIDLTEGDYTADEAKRNLLFERVLKVHNRGGLISCSIKATSAADMEARLACGLVKGHAYAVTDVRKVRLGHGLLSFFKSEKLDMIRMRNPWGEREWNGPWSDTSEEWQKVSKSEREKMGMTVEDDGEFWMTFEDFCKYFTDIIKCRLINTSYLSIHKTWEEAVLHGAWTRNNDPLKNRCGGCINHKDTFLQNPQYVFDVKKAEDEVLISIQQKPKRTSRKEGKGENLAIGFDIHKVELNRNYRMHTLQQKVASSIYINSRSVFLRTDLKEGRYVIIPTTFDPGHVGEFLLRIFTDVPSDCRELMLDEPPHTCWSGMCGYPQVVSQIHVLAAAGLKNQDSQGGADPYVIIKCEGQKVRSPVKKNTVSPEFDVKGLFYRKKPGQPIIVQIWNHNLISDEFLGQVALMGDPSDRQSVHTLHLQDKGNRRSNDLSGTIAVRLLSSSILTNV; from the exons GAAATCTGCGATGATCCACATCTCTTTGTGGACGggatcagctcccatgacttACACCAGGGCCAGGTCGGGAACTGCTGGTTCGtggctgcctgctcctccctggCGTCCCGGGAGTCTCTGTGGCAGAAG GTCATCCCAGACTGGAAGGAGCAGGAGTGGAATCCCGAGAAACCCGAGAGCTACGTGGGGATCTTCCACTTCCAGTTCTGGCGTTTCGGTCAGTGGCTGGATGTGGTGATAGATGACCGCCTGCCCACACTCCACAACCAGCTCATCTACTGCCACTCCAACTCCAGGAACGAGTTCTGGTGTGCCTTGGTGGAGAAGGCTTATGCCAA GTTGTCGGGCTGTTATGAGGCCCTGGATGGAGGCAACACAGCTGATGCCCTGGTAGACTTTACTGGTGGGGTCTCTGAACCTATCGACCTGACCGAAGGGGACTACACTGCTGACGAAGCCAAGCGAAACCTCCTCTTCGAGCGTGTGTTGAAGGTGCACAACCGGGGAGGCCTCATCAGCTGCTCCATCAAA GCCACGTCAGCGGCTGACATGGAGGCCCGCCTCGCCTGCGGACTGGTGAAGGGCCACGCGTACGCGGTGACGGATGTGCGGAAGGTCCGCCTGGGCCACGGCCTGCTGTCCTTCTTCAAGTCGGAGAAGCTGGACATGATCCGCATGCGCAACCCCTGGGGCGAGCGGGAGTGGAACGGCCCTTGGAGTGACAC CTCTGAGGAGTGGCAGAAAGTGAGtaaaagtgagagagagaagatgGGGATGACGGTGGAAGACGATGGAGAGTTCTG GATGACCTTCGAAGATTTCTGCAAATACTTCACGGACATCATCAAGTGCCGTCTCATCAACACATCCTACCTGAGCATCCACAAGACCTGGGAGGAGGCAGTGCTACACGGGGCGTGGACCAGAAACAATGACCCCTTGAAGAACCGCTGTGGAGGCTGTATCAACCACAAGGACACCTTTTTGCAGAACCCCCAA TACGTGTTTGATGTGAAGAAGGCAGAAGATGAAGTGCTGATCTCCATCCAGCAGAAGCCAAAAAGGACCAGTCGCAAAGAGGGCAAAGGAGAGAACTTGGCCATAGGCTTTGATATCCATAAG GTGGAGCTGAACAGGAACTACCGGATGCACACCCTGCAGCAGAAGGTGGCCAGCTCCATTTACATCAACTCCCGCAGCGTCTTCCTGAGGACGGACCTGAAGGAAGGCCGCTACGTCATCATCCCCACCACTTTTGACCCCGGTCATGTAGGCGAGTTCCTTCTCAGGATTTTCACAGATGTGCCTTCAGATTGCCG AGAGCTGATGCTGGATGAGCCACCACACACCTGCTGGAGTGGGATGTGTGGTTACCCGCAAGTGGTATCCCAGATCCATGTCCTCGCCGCAGCTGGGCTGAAGAATCAGGACTCCCAAGGAG gAGCTGACCCTTATGTGATCATAAAGTGCGAAGGGCAAAAAGTTCGCTCTCCAGTCAAGAAGAACACAGTGTCTCCAGAATTTGATGTGAAAGGGCTCTTCTACCGCAAGAAGCCAGGACAACCCATCATTGTTCAG ATCTGGAACCACAACTTAATAAGCGACGAGTTCTTGGGCCAAGTGGCGCTCATGGGGGATCCCAGCGACCGGCAGTCAGTGCACACGCTGCACCTCCAGGACAAGGGGAACAGGAGATCAAACGATCTTTCTGGAACCATCGCTGTgaggctgctcagcagtagcaTCCTCACCAATGTCTAA
- the OMP gene encoding olfactory marker protein, whose product MAAEAGMLELPFIRDDQLTRCMRLRFQSLQQKNVRPQDGEKLLCPNEHVYRVDFIQQHNLRFLCWDIQLERPGKVTVTGTSQHWTPDLTHLMNRQLLEPAGIFWKKPGAKEVECNEADAQEFGERIAELAQIRKVMYFLLAFTDGLEPAQLKGSIVFKA is encoded by the coding sequence ATGGCAGCGGAGGCAGGGATGCTCGAGCTGCCCTTCATCCGCGATGACCAGCTCACCCGGTGCATGCGACTGCGATTCCAGAGCCTGCAGCAAAAAAACGTGAGACCCCAGGATGGCGAGAAGCTGCTGTGTCCCAACGAGCACGTCTACCGAGTGGATTTCATCCAGCAGCACAACCTGCGCTTCCTCTGCTGGGACATCCAGCTGGAGAGACCTGGGAAGGTCACAGTGACCGGCACCTCCCAGCACTGGACTCCTGATCTCACCCACCTTATGAACCGGCAGCTGCTGGAGCCGGCGGGCATCTTCTGGAAGAAGCCAGGGGCCAAGGAGGTGGAGTGCAATGAGGCAGATGCCCAGGAATTTGGGGAGCGGATAGCGGAGTTAGCCCAGATCCGCAAGGTGATGTATTTCCTCCTCGCTTTCACCGATGGCCTCGAACCAGCTCAGCTGAAGGGCTCCATTGTTTTTAAAGCCTGA